DNA from Oncorhynchus kisutch isolate 150728-3 unplaced genomic scaffold, Okis_V2 scaffold2002, whole genome shotgun sequence:
GCCATTACATTAAAAGCGAAAgattgtcttttcttagcaaggtGTTGCTCAAATATTGTTAGCTGCTAATCGCTAGTTATcaggctagctagcttgctaaatgtaTTAAGAGTCAGtgtaaacgtagctagctaatactgcCTGGTAGACCTACTGAAAGGTgcctatattggagaccaaaagttgtctggcacactgcttaggatttcaacaactttaaaaatgtattttttgcgTACAATCATCGACGTTACCACtaatgggaaaacaagacaaaatatgactgttcacttgactgtcttaagacgaatgtcaaataattaacattcattacagatgTCATTGTTTGAACAACATaatggctacgctgttggcatcacctttttaCAGTGTATTGTTGCTGTTGTGGGCCTTAAACCACCTGTCTGACtttttgttcacacaggagagagacctgactatcgtggatcctctggggggcctcaacaacctcatgatgctgaccGGGCAGAGAAGAGACTCTCCAAATCaaaacacctcaagaaacaccagcagagacccacagggaagaaatctcattgctgctctgactgtgggaaaggttgcaaatcttcatcagaacttaaaatacaccagagaacacacacaggagagaaaccttatagctgtgatcaatgtgggaggagttttgttCAAGCTAGCCATCTGActaaacaccagagaacacacacaggagagaaaccttatagctgtgatcaatgtgggaggagttttactacatctagcggtctgacagtacaccagagaacacacacaggagaaaaaccttatagctgtggtcaatgtgggaggagttttaatACATCTAGCGGTCTGACAttacaccagagaaaacacacaggagagaaaccttacatgtgtgatcaatgtgggaggagttttgttaaagctagccatctgactcaacaccagagaacacacacaggagagaaatcttatatgtgtgatcaatgtgggaggagttttgttcaagctagccatctgactcaacaccagagaacacacacaggagagaaaccttatagctgtggtcaatgtggttggagttttactacatctagtgatctgacattacaccagagaaaacacacaggagagaaaccttatatgtgtgatcaatgtgggaggagttttgttaaagctagccatctgactcaacaccagagaacacacacaggagagaagccttatagctgtgatcaatgtgagaAGAGTTTTCCTACATCTAGCCAGCTGacttcacaccagagaacacacacag
Protein-coding regions in this window:
- the LOC116368833 gene encoding zinc finger protein 239-like; its protein translation is MKEGDDVSVKEVEGEVTVSSNNEEEEETGYLGPVSQTHLKASDGSNDEQALINTRERPDYRGSSGGPQQPHDADRAEKRLSKSKHLKKHQQRPTGKKSHCCSDCGKGCKSSSELKIHQRTHTGEKPYSCDQCGRSFVQASHLTKHQRTHTGEKPYSCDQCGRSFTTSSGLTVHQRTHTGEKPYSCGQCGRSFNTSSGLTLHQRKHTGEKPYMCDQCGRSFVKASHLTQHQRTHTGEKSYMCDQCGRSFVQASHLTQHQRTHTGEKPYSCGQCGWSFTTSSDLTLHQRKHTGEKPYMCDQCGRSFVKASHLTQHQRTHTGEKPYSCDQCEKSFPTSSQLTSHQRTHTGEKPYSCDQCDKRYSDKRSVIKHQKIHT